A stretch of the Acidimicrobiales bacterium genome encodes the following:
- a CDS encoding response regulator transcription factor has translation MASHILLVEDDERIRTSMRLALEDEGYELSEASSGEEALALFARLPTGQPFDLLIVDIMLPGMDGFACCRELRRQSTVPIIMVTARTDTHDVVAGLEAGADDYVTKPFEPKELAARIRALLRRARTTDGQPSVLSFGQLEILPEAGVVRLAGEEVHLTRTEFLLLCELAAHAGKVLSREQLLERVWSYDYFGDGRLVDVHIRRLRTKVELDPANPTHVLTVRGLGYKLAP, from the coding sequence ATGGCGAGCCACATCCTTCTCGTCGAGGACGACGAGCGAATCCGGACCTCGATGCGCCTCGCCCTCGAGGACGAGGGCTACGAGCTGAGCGAGGCCTCGAGCGGCGAGGAGGCGCTCGCCCTCTTCGCCCGGCTCCCCACCGGGCAGCCGTTCGACCTCCTCATCGTCGACATCATGCTCCCGGGCATGGACGGCTTCGCCTGCTGTCGCGAGCTGCGCCGCCAGAGCACGGTGCCGATCATCATGGTCACGGCGCGCACCGACACCCACGACGTCGTCGCCGGCCTCGAGGCGGGCGCCGACGACTACGTGACGAAGCCGTTCGAGCCGAAGGAGCTGGCGGCGCGCATCCGCGCGCTGCTGCGCCGGGCGCGCACGACCGACGGCCAGCCGTCGGTCCTCTCCTTCGGCCAGCTCGAGATCCTCCCCGAGGCCGGCGTCGTGCGCCTCGCGGGCGAGGAGGTCCACCTGACCCGCACCGAGTTCCTCCTCCTGTGCGAGCTCGCCGCCCACGCGGGCAAGGTGCTCTCGCGCGAGCAGCTCCTCGAGCGCGTCTGGAGCTACGACTACTTCGGCGACGGGCGTCTCGTCGATGTCCACATCCGCCGGCTGCGCACGAAGGTCGAGCTCGACCCGGCGAACCCGACGCACGTCCTCACCGTGCGCGGGCTCGGCTACAAGCTCGCCCCCTAG
- a CDS encoding HAMP domain-containing sensor histidine kinase: MRARFRPLRRRRRARRARIGLRTRISISFALGALALSVALATATYLTVRSSILHQEESSIESTVFANALRVRNALEGNPSQLVAILAQVDASSRPPGAACLGPRATPQCSYSLLLRGGQWHSTQLSPIDLPTSLLDTAIGGTPAEQIFALNGAPVIAVGVPIRAMHAYFVEVFSLDEVARTLRILLASLVAAALATALAGAVLGRWAAKRLMRPLRDVAQAARAIASGRLDTRLETADVSDLAVLASSFNQMVDRLQQRIERDARFTSDVSHELRSPLTTVTAALSVLEARRAGLPERSRQALDLLAAELRRFQRMVVDLLEISRLDGGAEALDLRPTSVARLLSHAVGAADPAVPTAVAPELAGRDVLVDRRRFERIVANLVENAARYAGGATRVAAEACGETAVRICVEDAGPGVPPEERERIFERFARGSHAAGRRGAGDGTGLGLALVAEHTRLLGGRVWVEDRPGGGARFVVELPLAPRGLDELEDGEEYAEDEATGGGAPAPVPLASGDGSPGVAAR, encoded by the coding sequence ATGCGCGCCCGGTTCCGACCGCTGCGCCGCCGGCGCCGGGCGCGCCGAGCCCGCATCGGGCTGCGGACGCGCATCTCGATCAGCTTCGCCCTCGGCGCGCTCGCCCTGTCGGTGGCCCTCGCCACCGCCACCTACCTCACCGTCCGCTCGTCGATCCTCCACCAGGAGGAGAGCTCGATCGAGAGCACCGTGTTCGCCAACGCGCTGCGGGTGCGCAACGCGCTCGAGGGCAACCCCTCCCAGCTCGTCGCCATCCTCGCGCAGGTGGACGCCTCCTCCCGCCCACCCGGCGCGGCCTGCCTCGGGCCTCGGGCGACGCCGCAGTGCTCCTACTCGCTCCTCCTGCGCGGCGGCCAGTGGCACTCCACCCAGCTCAGTCCGATCGACCTGCCCACCTCGCTGCTCGACACGGCGATCGGCGGGACGCCGGCCGAGCAGATCTTCGCCCTGAACGGGGCCCCGGTGATCGCCGTCGGCGTCCCGATCCGGGCCATGCACGCCTACTTCGTCGAGGTCTTCTCCCTCGACGAGGTGGCGCGCACGCTGCGCATCCTGCTCGCCTCGCTCGTCGCCGCGGCGCTCGCCACCGCCCTCGCCGGCGCCGTCCTCGGCCGGTGGGCGGCGAAGCGCCTCATGCGCCCGCTGCGCGACGTCGCCCAGGCGGCCCGCGCGATCGCGAGCGGCCGGCTCGACACGCGCCTCGAGACGGCGGACGTGAGCGACCTCGCCGTGCTCGCGTCCTCCTTCAACCAGATGGTCGACCGCCTCCAGCAGCGCATCGAGCGGGACGCCCGCTTCACCTCCGACGTGAGCCACGAGCTGCGCTCGCCCCTCACGACGGTGACGGCCGCCCTGAGCGTCCTCGAGGCGAGGCGCGCCGGGCTGCCGGAGCGCTCGCGCCAAGCGCTCGACCTGCTCGCCGCCGAGCTGCGGCGCTTCCAGCGGATGGTCGTCGACCTGCTCGAGATCTCCCGGCTCGACGGCGGGGCCGAGGCGCTCGACCTGCGCCCCACGAGCGTCGCTCGCCTCCTCAGCCACGCCGTGGGAGCCGCCGACCCCGCCGTGCCGACGGCCGTCGCCCCCGAGCTCGCCGGGCGCGACGTCCTCGTCGACCGCCGGCGCTTCGAGCGCATCGTCGCCAACCTCGTCGAGAACGCGGCCCGCTACGCCGGGGGCGCGACGCGCGTCGCGGCGGAGGCGTGCGGCGAGACGGCGGTCCGCATCTGCGTCGAGGACGCCGGCCCGGGCGTGCCGCCCGAGGAGCGCGAGCGGATCTTCGAGCGCTTCGCCCGCGGCTCGCACGCCGCCGGGCGCCGCGGCGCGGGGGACGGCACCGGGCTCGGCCTCGCGCTCGTCGCCGAGCACACGAGGCTCCTCGGCGGCCGGGTGTGGGTCGAGGACCGCCCGGGGGGCGGCGCGCGCTTCGTCGTCGAGCTCCCCCTCGCGCCCCGGGGTCTCGACGAGCTCGAGGACGGCGAGGAGTACGCCGAGGACGAGGCGACGGGCGGCGGCGCCCCGGCGCCGGTGCCGCTCGCCTCGGGGGACGGTTCGCCGGGGGTGGCGGCACGGTGA
- the tsf gene encoding translation elongation factor Ts has translation MATISAREIQALRQATGAGILDVRRALQEADGDFEKARRWLREQGLAGASRREGRERAEGAVSVVVTDQGRRGAVVALECETDFVAKSADFVALVDNLAEALATEGEEALGRFSEAVDELKVRLKENIAVGEHARFVASEDAVLDSYLHVQNGRGVNGVLVELAGGSAELAHDVAVHIAFARPEYLRREDVPEEAVAAERETITAIARNEGKPEAQLPKIIEGRLNGWFKERVLLEQPYAKDEKRTIAQLLGPAEVRRFAQVVVGA, from the coding sequence ATGGCCACGATCAGCGCGAGGGAGATCCAGGCGCTCCGCCAGGCCACCGGCGCGGGGATCCTCGACGTCCGGCGCGCCCTGCAGGAGGCCGACGGCGACTTCGAGAAGGCGCGGCGCTGGCTTCGCGAGCAGGGGCTGGCGGGCGCGTCCCGGCGCGAGGGGCGCGAGCGCGCCGAGGGCGCGGTCTCCGTGGTCGTCACCGACCAGGGCCGGCGGGGCGCGGTCGTCGCGCTCGAGTGCGAGACCGACTTCGTCGCCAAGTCCGCGGACTTCGTCGCCCTCGTCGACAACCTCGCCGAGGCGCTCGCCACCGAGGGCGAGGAGGCCCTCGGCCGGTTCTCCGAGGCGGTCGACGAGCTCAAGGTGCGTCTCAAGGAGAACATCGCCGTCGGCGAGCACGCGCGCTTCGTCGCCTCCGAGGACGCCGTCCTCGACAGCTACCTGCACGTCCAGAACGGGCGCGGCGTGAACGGCGTCCTCGTCGAGCTCGCCGGGGGCAGCGCCGAGCTGGCGCACGACGTCGCGGTGCACATCGCCTTCGCCCGGCCCGAGTACCTCCGGCGCGAGGACGTCCCCGAGGAGGCCGTCGCGGCCGAGCGGGAGACCATCACGGCCATCGCGCGCAACGAGGGGAAGCCGGAGGCGCAGCTGCCGAAGATCATCGAGGGGCGCCTCAACGGGTGGTTCAAGGAGCGCGTCCTGCTCGAGCAGCCGTACGCGAAGGACGAGAAGCGGACGATCGCGCAGCTCCTCGGCCCCGCCGAGGTGCGCCGCTTCGCGCAGGTCGTCGTCGGTGCCTGA
- a CDS encoding site-2 protease family protein codes for MSGASAANRRALARLALGVALVVALALALHGLAVLVVVLALVVMVMAHEAGHLVTAKLSGMKVTEYFLGFGPRLWSVRRGETDYGVKAIPAGGYVRIVGMTSLERIDPADEPRSYRQASFPRRILVASAGSATHFVLAFLLLWGMVAFSGVPRSTGRPVVSAMIPLAHGRSPASRAGLEPGDVIVAADGRRVGDAAFVRLIRSHPGTPVRLEVQRGARRFSVWVTPVDGRRVELPTASGPEPAVPAARRPTGFIGVELGVETRDETANPLVALWRAGSMLGSVTRQTATGIAQVFSPSGLRSFAHHVATAASPPPSGEAGSQSQGGQILSIVGAVQIGAQAAQRDVSELLYILVAINIFVALVNLFPMLPLDGGHVAIACYERLRSRRGRRYHADVAKLMPAAYLFLAGMVVLGLSALYANIVQPPTLGGG; via the coding sequence GTGAGCGGCGCGTCCGCGGCGAACCGGCGGGCGCTCGCCCGCCTCGCGCTCGGCGTCGCGCTCGTCGTCGCGCTCGCGCTCGCGCTGCACGGCCTCGCCGTCCTCGTCGTCGTCCTCGCGCTCGTCGTCATGGTGATGGCGCACGAGGCCGGCCACCTCGTCACGGCGAAGCTCTCGGGCATGAAGGTCACCGAGTACTTCCTCGGCTTCGGGCCACGGCTGTGGTCGGTGCGGCGCGGGGAGACCGACTACGGCGTGAAGGCGATCCCCGCCGGCGGCTACGTGCGCATCGTCGGCATGACGTCGCTCGAGCGCATCGACCCGGCCGACGAGCCCCGTTCCTACCGCCAGGCGAGCTTCCCCCGCCGCATCCTCGTCGCGTCGGCCGGGTCGGCGACGCACTTCGTCCTCGCCTTCCTCCTGCTGTGGGGCATGGTCGCGTTCTCGGGCGTGCCCCGTTCGACGGGCCGCCCCGTCGTCTCGGCCATGATCCCCCTCGCGCACGGCCGCAGCCCCGCGAGCCGCGCCGGGCTCGAGCCCGGCGACGTCATCGTCGCGGCCGACGGCCGGCGCGTCGGCGACGCCGCCTTCGTCCGCCTCATCCGGTCGCACCCCGGGACGCCGGTCCGCCTCGAGGTCCAGCGCGGCGCGCGCCGCTTCAGCGTGTGGGTGACGCCGGTCGACGGGCGTCGGGTGGAGCTGCCCACGGCCAGCGGGCCCGAGCCGGCCGTTCCGGCCGCGCGACGGCCCACCGGCTTCATCGGCGTCGAGCTCGGCGTCGAGACGCGAGACGAGACGGCCAACCCCCTCGTCGCGCTGTGGCGGGCCGGGTCGATGCTCGGGAGCGTGACGCGGCAGACGGCGACGGGGATCGCCCAGGTCTTCTCGCCCTCGGGCCTGCGCTCGTTCGCGCACCACGTCGCCACGGCCGCCAGTCCGCCGCCTTCGGGCGAGGCCGGGTCCCAGAGCCAGGGCGGCCAGATCCTCTCGATCGTCGGCGCCGTGCAGATCGGCGCCCAGGCCGCCCAGCGCGACGTGTCCGAGCTCCTCTACATCCTCGTCGCCATCAACATCTTCGTGGCCCTCGTCAACCTCTTCCCGATGCTGCCCCTCGACGGCGGCCACGTCGCCATCGCCTGCTACGAGCGTCTGCGCTCTCGCCGCGGCCGCCGCTACCACGCGGACGTCGCGAAGCTCATGCCCGCCGCCTACCTCTTCCTGGCGGGGATGGTCGTCCTCGGCCTGAGCGCCCTCTACGCGAACATCGTCCAGCCGCCCACCCTCGGCGGAGGCTAG
- the dxr gene encoding 1-deoxy-D-xylulose-5-phosphate reductoisomerase, which produces MSAARRVSIAGSTGSIGTQALDVIRRSEGRLAVAALGARRSLDALAAQAAEFRPEVVAVDDESLARELERRVPRGVEVRAGPGALGSLGSLGDVVVNAVVGFAGLPVTLEALRSGRRLALANKESLVAGAPIVQAARATPGAEIVPVDSEHCAIHQCLGERRHVTSAVLPGPAGGPEAPADVARIVITASGGPFRGRRLADLADVAPADALAHPTWKMGPKITVDSSTLMNKGLEVIEAHQLFGIDYDRIEVVVHPQSVVHSMVEFCDGATIAQLSQPDMRLPIAYALTYPERCSQPFGRIDWARLARLDFAPPDVETFRLLSLAYAAGRAGGSAPAWLNAANEVAVEAFLEGRIGWLAIAEVVEEALAAHEETKLVEVGDVLAADAAARAAARAALSGRE; this is translated from the coding sequence ATGAGCGCGGCGCGGCGCGTCAGCATCGCCGGCTCGACCGGCTCCATCGGGACGCAGGCACTCGACGTCATCCGGCGCTCCGAGGGGCGCCTCGCCGTCGCGGCGCTCGGCGCGCGCCGCTCCCTCGACGCCCTCGCCGCGCAGGCAGCGGAGTTCCGGCCGGAGGTCGTCGCCGTCGACGACGAGTCGCTCGCGCGCGAGCTCGAGCGTCGCGTCCCCCGAGGCGTCGAGGTGCGCGCCGGGCCGGGGGCGCTCGGCTCGCTCGGGTCCCTCGGCGACGTGGTGGTCAACGCCGTGGTCGGCTTCGCCGGGCTCCCCGTCACCCTCGAGGCGCTCCGGTCGGGCCGCCGGCTGGCCCTCGCGAACAAGGAGTCGCTGGTCGCGGGTGCCCCGATCGTCCAGGCGGCGAGGGCGACTCCGGGGGCGGAGATCGTCCCGGTCGACTCCGAGCACTGCGCCATCCACCAGTGCCTCGGCGAGCGCCGGCACGTGACGAGCGCCGTTCTCCCCGGGCCGGCGGGCGGCCCCGAGGCGCCGGCCGACGTGGCGAGGATCGTCATCACCGCGAGCGGCGGGCCGTTTCGTGGCCGGCGCCTCGCCGACCTCGCCGACGTCGCGCCGGCAGACGCGCTCGCCCACCCGACCTGGAAGATGGGCCCGAAGATCACCGTCGACTCCTCGACGCTCATGAACAAGGGCCTCGAGGTGATCGAGGCGCACCAGCTGTTCGGCATCGACTACGACCGGATCGAGGTGGTCGTCCACCCCCAGTCGGTGGTGCACTCGATGGTCGAGTTCTGCGACGGCGCGACGATCGCCCAGCTGTCGCAGCCCGACATGCGCCTGCCGATCGCCTACGCCCTCACCTACCCCGAGCGCTGCTCGCAGCCCTTCGGCCGGATCGACTGGGCCCGGCTCGCGCGCCTCGACTTCGCGCCGCCCGACGTCGAGACCTTCCGACTCCTCAGCCTCGCCTACGCTGCCGGCCGGGCGGGGGGCAGCGCGCCGGCGTGGCTCAACGCCGCGAACGAGGTCGCGGTCGAGGCCTTCCTCGAGGGCCGGATCGGCTGGCTCGCCATCGCCGAGGTGGTCGAGGAGGCGCTCGCCGCCCACGAGGAGACGAAGCTCGTCGAGGTCGGCGACGTGCTCGCCGCCGACGCCGCGGCGCGCGCCGCGGCGCGCGCCGCGCTGTCGGGGCGCGAGTGA
- a CDS encoding phosphatidate cytidylyltransferase, with translation MAGGGESAGPRAGHEPGPATGEVRISALEAAVAAGLGAASTPRPPEARSTSSSAPAFELPDWTDPPTGQVPRVLLGEGEDEPLVGPRRPTWREHAEDWDDEVDLSFLADAATLDEREAPGDDPARPGASASTSISGAGDEDEHPWAELLPDPPASRREARPRHLASSRRARARPEAPARRSAAAATATGLVVGAVALVCVLAGPLPTAVLAALVVTVAAGEVFATLRRAGYAPATLIGLLAVPAVVLGAYASGVVAIALVLALAVVLGGAWFLLGGHDRPLVNLAVTVFVVCWVGVLGSFAGLLLAPSSFPHRHGLAYFVAAVVLTVSHDVGSYAVGAKLGRHRFAAAISPRKSLEGLAGGTVLTLAVAALALSRLHPLSLRSALVFGALTCVVAPLGDLTESLVKRDLKVKDMGRLLPAHGGVLDRVDALLFVMPAAYFAVRLLNLG, from the coding sequence GTGGCAGGCGGCGGCGAGAGCGCTGGTCCTCGCGCCGGACACGAGCCGGGCCCGGCGACCGGCGAGGTGCGCATCAGCGCGCTGGAGGCGGCGGTCGCGGCCGGTCTCGGCGCGGCGAGCACCCCGCGCCCGCCGGAGGCCCGGTCGACGAGCAGCTCGGCGCCGGCCTTCGAGCTGCCGGACTGGACCGACCCGCCGACGGGCCAGGTGCCGCGCGTCCTGCTCGGCGAGGGCGAGGACGAGCCGCTCGTGGGGCCGCGCCGGCCGACGTGGCGGGAGCACGCCGAGGACTGGGACGACGAGGTCGACCTCTCCTTCCTCGCCGACGCGGCGACCCTCGACGAGCGCGAGGCGCCGGGCGACGACCCGGCGCGCCCCGGGGCGTCCGCGTCGACGTCGATCTCCGGCGCCGGCGACGAGGACGAGCACCCGTGGGCCGAGCTCCTCCCCGACCCGCCAGCCTCGCGGCGCGAGGCACGCCCTCGCCACCTCGCGTCGTCCCGTCGGGCCCGTGCCCGTCCGGAGGCGCCCGCCCGGCGCAGCGCGGCGGCGGCGACGGCGACGGGGCTCGTCGTCGGGGCGGTCGCGCTCGTGTGCGTGCTCGCCGGACCGCTCCCCACCGCCGTGCTGGCCGCCCTCGTCGTCACCGTCGCCGCCGGCGAGGTCTTCGCCACGCTCCGGCGCGCCGGGTACGCCCCGGCGACGCTGATCGGCTTGCTCGCCGTGCCGGCGGTGGTGCTCGGCGCCTACGCGAGCGGGGTCGTGGCGATCGCGCTCGTCCTCGCGCTCGCCGTCGTGCTGGGGGGGGCGTGGTTCCTCCTCGGCGGCCACGACCGCCCGCTCGTCAACCTCGCCGTCACCGTCTTCGTCGTCTGCTGGGTCGGGGTGCTCGGCTCCTTCGCCGGCCTGCTGCTCGCTCCCTCGAGCTTCCCGCACCGCCACGGGCTGGCCTACTTCGTCGCCGCGGTCGTGCTCACCGTGTCGCACGACGTCGGCTCGTACGCCGTCGGGGCGAAGCTGGGCAGGCACCGGTTCGCGGCGGCGATCAGCCCCCGCAAGAGCCTCGAGGGCCTCGCCGGCGGGACCGTCCTCACGCTCGCCGTCGCCGCCCTCGCGCTGAGCCGGCTCCACCCGCTCTCGCTGCGCAGCGCGCTCGTGTTCGGGGCGCTCACCTGCGTCGTGGCGCCGCTCGGGGACCTCACGGAGTCGCTCGTGAAGCGCGACCTCAAGGTGAAGGACATGGGACGGCTCCTGCCCGCGCACGGCGGCGTCCTCGACCGTGTCGACGCGCTGCTCTTCGTCATGCCGGCCGCCTACTTCGCCGTCCGGCTGCTCAACCTCGGATGA
- a CDS encoding tyrosine-type recombinase/integrase — MSWEIDAFVRSLQASSPATVRAYASDVAAFASWAARGGVAEPGEVDRLLLRRYLAYLTTRGYARRSIARKVASLRRYFAFAARRGLCGSDPARRLSAVSGPARLPRVLRPEELDALLEPPRAPATDARAAAFERRDDAVVELLYGSGLRVSECCGLDLGDVDLDAGFVTAWGKGRRQRRVPMSGPCVEALAAYLESGRAHLVTEATPPAALFVNRVGHRLGPRDVRRILDRRALSPTHPHALRHSFATHLLDGGADLRVVQELLGHASLRTTQVYTHVSRERLLGVYRSAHPRA, encoded by the coding sequence GTGAGCTGGGAGATCGACGCGTTCGTCCGCTCGCTGCAGGCCTCCTCGCCCGCCACGGTGCGGGCGTACGCGAGCGACGTCGCGGCCTTCGCGAGCTGGGCGGCGCGCGGGGGGGTCGCCGAGCCGGGGGAGGTCGACCGCCTCCTCCTGCGTCGCTACCTCGCCTACCTCACGACGCGCGGCTACGCGCGGCGCTCGATCGCCCGCAAGGTCGCCTCCCTGCGCCGCTACTTCGCCTTCGCGGCGCGCCGCGGCCTGTGCGGGAGCGACCCGGCGCGCCGCCTCTCGGCGGTGAGCGGGCCGGCACGCCTGCCACGCGTGCTGCGCCCCGAGGAGCTCGACGCGCTCCTCGAGCCGCCGCGCGCCCCGGCGACGGACGCGCGCGCCGCAGCCTTCGAGCGGCGCGACGACGCGGTCGTCGAGCTCCTCTACGGCTCGGGGCTGCGGGTGAGCGAGTGCTGCGGCCTGGACCTCGGCGACGTCGACCTCGACGCCGGCTTCGTGACCGCCTGGGGAAAGGGGCGCCGGCAGCGGCGCGTGCCGATGTCGGGACCGTGCGTGGAGGCGCTCGCCGCCTACCTCGAGTCGGGCCGGGCGCACCTCGTCACCGAGGCGACGCCGCCCGCCGCGCTCTTCGTCAACCGCGTCGGGCACCGGCTCGGACCTCGCGACGTGCGCCGCATCCTCGACCGCCGGGCGCTCTCGCCCACCCACCCGCACGCGCTGCGGCACAGCTTCGCGACGCACCTCCTCGACGGCGGCGCCGACCTGCGCGTCGTCCAGGAGCTCCTCGGCCACGCGAGCCTGCGGACCACCCAGGTCTACACGCACGTCTCGCGAGAGCGCCTGCTCGGCGTGTACCGCTCGGCGCACCCGCGCGCCTGA
- the frr gene encoding ribosome recycling factor, producing MSADELTAAALEECRARMHGAIEHAKSEFASVRTGRASPAVLERLKVDYYGAEVPLQQLASFSVPEARVLVVHPYDAGALKAIEKAIQASDLGVNPSNDGKLIRLVFPPLTEERRRELVRLVRQRAEEGRIALRNVRRAVRHELEALERDGEISSDDLERAERELERMTHELVAEIDRLLAHKEQELLEV from the coding sequence GTGAGCGCGGACGAGCTGACCGCGGCGGCGCTCGAGGAGTGCCGGGCGCGCATGCACGGCGCGATCGAGCACGCGAAGAGCGAGTTCGCGAGCGTGCGGACGGGCCGGGCGAGCCCGGCGGTGCTCGAGCGGCTGAAGGTCGACTACTACGGCGCCGAGGTGCCGCTCCAGCAGCTGGCGAGCTTCTCGGTGCCCGAGGCGCGCGTCCTCGTCGTCCACCCCTACGACGCCGGCGCCCTGAAGGCGATCGAGAAGGCGATCCAGGCGTCGGACCTCGGCGTCAACCCGTCGAACGACGGCAAGCTCATCCGCCTCGTCTTCCCGCCCCTCACCGAGGAGCGGCGCCGGGAGCTCGTCCGCCTCGTTCGCCAGCGCGCCGAGGAGGGGCGGATCGCGCTGCGCAACGTGCGGCGCGCGGTGCGCCACGAGCTCGAGGCGCTCGAGCGCGACGGGGAGATCTCCTCGGACGACCTCGAGCGCGCCGAGCGGGAGCTCGAGCGCATGACGCACGAGCTCGTCGCCGAGATCGACCGGCTGCTCGCCCACAAGGAGCAGGAGCTGCTCGAGGTCTGA
- a CDS encoding GerMN domain-containing protein: MTRTRIGAALAALALGLALGGCGIPMDGAAHTLSTDAIPADLLAPYGRSTTPTTLQRGTYHFLVYFLSPAGYLVPERRYVSQPPTADDALDFLDLGPTASEGRAGVTTALSQPPHEPALTPIAINARTGVATVTLDHTFDSIFGVQLYEALGQIVYTLTEPGYGIRKVTFLFDGVPENYLPNGTFTLRPVDRADYAALVAPASGRRVGAR, translated from the coding sequence GTGACGCGGACCCGGATCGGGGCAGCGCTCGCCGCGCTGGCGCTCGGGCTGGCGCTCGGCGGCTGCGGCATCCCCATGGACGGCGCCGCGCACACGCTCTCGACGGACGCCATCCCCGCCGACCTGCTCGCGCCCTACGGCAGGTCCACCACGCCGACGACGCTCCAGCGGGGCACCTACCACTTCCTCGTGTACTTCCTCTCCCCCGCCGGCTACCTCGTGCCCGAGCGGCGCTACGTCTCCCAGCCGCCGACCGCCGACGACGCCCTCGACTTCCTCGACCTCGGACCGACCGCCTCCGAGGGTCGCGCCGGCGTGACGACGGCGCTCAGCCAGCCGCCCCACGAGCCCGCGCTCACGCCGATCGCCATCAACGCGAGGACCGGCGTGGCGACCGTCACCCTCGACCACACCTTCGACTCCATCTTCGGCGTGCAGCTCTACGAGGCGCTCGGCCAGATCGTCTACACCCTCACCGAGCCGGGCTACGGCATCCGCAAGGTGACCTTCCTCTTCGACGGCGTGCCCGAGAACTACCTGCCGAACGGCACCTTCACGCTGCGTCCCGTGGACCGCGCCGACTACGCGGCGCTCGTCGCGCCCGCGAGCGGCCGCCGGGTCGGCGCCCGCTGA
- the rpsB gene encoding 30S ribosomal protein S2 encodes MAVVTMKQLLEAGVHFGHQTRRWNPKMKRFLYGERSGIYIIDLRQTLSLLEVAYSFVRDLVADGGTLLFVGTKKQTQDPIAEFATACGMPYVNERWLGGMLTNFETISSRVRKLVELEAARRAGEFDTLPKKEALALARELAKLERNLGGIRNLKRLPDAIFVIDTKKEHIAVTEANKLRIPVVAVVDTNCDPDVVDYVIPGNDDAIRAGRLMCRIMSDAVLEGRFIASRRAAENLQAAAGPPPPAPVPLAAVQEA; translated from the coding sequence GTGGCGGTCGTCACGATGAAGCAGCTGCTCGAAGCGGGGGTCCACTTCGGGCACCAGACCCGCCGGTGGAACCCGAAGATGAAGCGCTTCCTCTACGGCGAGCGCAGCGGGATCTACATCATCGACCTGCGCCAGACGCTCTCGCTCCTCGAGGTGGCCTACTCGTTCGTGCGCGACCTCGTCGCCGACGGCGGGACGCTGCTGTTCGTCGGCACGAAGAAGCAGACCCAGGACCCCATCGCCGAGTTCGCCACCGCCTGCGGCATGCCGTACGTGAACGAGCGCTGGCTGGGCGGGATGCTCACGAACTTCGAGACCATCTCGTCGAGGGTGCGCAAGCTCGTCGAGCTCGAGGCGGCCAGGCGTGCCGGCGAGTTCGACACCCTCCCGAAGAAGGAGGCGCTCGCGCTCGCTCGTGAGCTGGCGAAGCTCGAGCGCAACCTCGGCGGCATCCGCAACCTGAAGCGGCTCCCGGACGCGATCTTCGTCATCGACACGAAGAAGGAGCACATCGCGGTCACCGAGGCGAACAAGCTGCGCATCCCCGTGGTCGCGGTGGTCGACACGAACTGCGACCCCGACGTGGTCGACTACGTCATACCGGGCAACGACGACGCGATCCGGGCGGGCCGGCTGATGTGCCGCATCATGTCCGACGCCGTGCTCGAGGGGCGCTTCATCGCCTCGCGGCGCGCCGCCGAGAACCTGCAGGCGGCCGCGGGACCGCCGCCACCGGCTCCGGTCCCCCTCGCGGCGGTCCAGGAGGCCTGA
- the pyrH gene encoding UMP kinase has translation MAVPAPASGERRQPRWRRAVLKLSGEALASSASDETIDAATVRRIAKEIALSQAELGVELAVMIGGGNIWRGQHGAGQGMDRATSDTMGMLGTVINALALQDAIENEGLPTRVLSAIQMEQVCEPYIRRRAIRHLEKGRVVIFAAGMGNPFFTTDTPAALRAAEIEAQVILKGTHSGVDGVYSADPRTDPSAERFEEVSFGEVIEKDLRVMDLTAITFCKDNGIPILVFDIMTPGNIHGALAGERIGTLIR, from the coding sequence GTGGCCGTCCCGGCGCCCGCCTCGGGAGAACGGCGCCAGCCCCGCTGGCGCCGCGCCGTGCTCAAGCTGTCCGGGGAGGCGCTGGCGAGCTCGGCGAGCGACGAGACGATCGACGCCGCGACGGTGCGGCGCATCGCGAAGGAGATCGCGCTCTCCCAGGCCGAGCTCGGCGTGGAGCTCGCGGTCATGATCGGCGGCGGCAACATCTGGCGGGGCCAGCACGGCGCCGGGCAGGGGATGGACCGCGCCACCTCCGACACGATGGGCATGCTCGGCACCGTGATCAACGCCCTCGCCCTCCAGGACGCCATCGAGAACGAGGGGCTGCCGACGCGGGTCCTCTCCGCGATCCAGATGGAGCAGGTCTGCGAGCCCTACATCCGGCGGCGGGCGATCCGCCACCTCGAGAAGGGGCGCGTCGTCATCTTCGCCGCGGGGATGGGCAACCCCTTCTTCACGACGGACACCCCGGCCGCCCTGCGGGCTGCCGAGATCGAGGCGCAGGTGATCCTGAAGGGCACCCACTCGGGCGTCGACGGCGTCTACAGTGCCGACCCGCGCACCGACCCGAGCGCCGAGCGCTTCGAGGAGGTGAGCTTCGGCGAGGTCATCGAGAAGGACCTGCGCGTGATGGATCTCACGGCGATCACCTTCTGCAAGGACAACGGCATCCCGATCCTCGTCTTCGACATCATGACCCCCGGGAACATCCACGGCGCCCTCGCCGGCGAGCGGATCGGTACGCTGATCCGGTGA